One Sporosarcina sp. ANT_H38 genomic window, GCGGCATTACAAAGGTTAAAGGATACGATTGATCAAGCACTTCAATTTGGCGAAAAAAAAGAAGTATTTTTCCCTGAAGATGAAGAAGGTTATAGTTTATATATTTCATGTATAGATGATTCCTTTGGTCTGGGCCAATTAGACCCTCCCTACCATGACCCCGATATCTTTGAAAAGCGCAAGCCTCCTGTTCAAGCATTTAAACATTACAAATTACATGACTAAATTAAATATTAACCACCTAAATCGTTGTCACCTCAACGTTCTAGGTGGTCTTTTTATAAACCGTTATTTAATTCTGGTCATATCTCCATAAATTTCTACAATTTTTTTCAGTTCATTTAATGTTTTGAATAAATAACTTTGGTCCAATTGAAATCCAAATTCTAATCTATTGTCCCCCGAAGAATCTCGAAAATATCCCTCTAAATCGATTTGTCCAGTAGAGTTAAATATCATTTCAAGATCAATTGAGCATTCGTAATTGTAAAATGTAACCTTTCCACTTAACGTTTCATATGCCTCTTTTAACTGTTGATATAATTGATAAACTTGTCCAGTTGTAAACCACAGTTCACCGTTCGTAACACTATACTTTCCACTTTGAATGTTTACTTCTCCCTTAACACTATATCCACCAATTTCCTCATCTATCTCGTCAGGGAAACCATATACTGAAGTTAAGTTTAATTCGATGAAATTTGGGCCATCACCAATTTTAAATGTCTGAATTTCTATTTTTGAAACCTCCAATTGATTGCTTATATTCTCAGAATAAGATAAAGCGGTCTCAATCGCAAAATTGAAACTGCTTTATTAACCGCGATTTTTTATAAAAAAAGTACCATGTTCATTTTACATGAATAAAATACTTTTTAAATTTGATTATAACTTTCAATCTGTACATCAATACTTACCTTAAGTATTTTTTTCTAAATATCCATAATCCTCTAATTCTCTAGCATAAGCATGTTTTTCTAAACCTGAAGGACGTTAAATTTTTCCAACAACATCGCTATCACTTATATTAGCTACATCTATACACAGAAAAAGAATAGGACACTCACATGTCCTATTCCTTTGCTACATTATTCATTTGGAAATTTAGGTAAATAAATGATTGCCTTAAATAAATCACCATCTACTTGAACTAAAAACTTTCCATGCTGGATATGAATAAGGCTTTCAGCAATCGACAACCCTAATCCGCTACCTTGACTTGATCTAGATTCATCGCCTCGTTTAAAGCGTTCCATAAGCTCATCGACTGAAATATTTAATTCATATGCTGAAATATTTTTAAATGTCACGAGTATTTCATTCCCTAAATCCTCAACATCAATATATACCCTTGATGCAGGCTGTGCGTATTTAAAAATATTCGAAAATAAGTTTTCGATGGAACGCCATAGGAGTTTGCCATCAGCCTTCACATACACCTTCTCTATTGGGTAGGCTAACTTAAAATCTAATGACGACGCTTCGATTTTTCCACCCATTTCTCCTATTCCTTGCGTTAGTAATGATATGATGTCAATCCGTTCTAACTGAACAGGCATGCTTCCACTTGACGCTTTAGCCGCTTCAAATAAGTCATCTGTTAAGAGCTTGAGTCTTTTCGATTTTTGATCTAACACGTCTACATATTCAGCAATTATTTCAGGGTCGTTTTCTATTTTTAATAAATCGACATACGTAATGATTGACGTTAAAGGCGTTCTGATATCATGCGAAACATTCGTAATGAGCTCTGTTTTTAAACGGTCGCTCTTAATCTCACTATCCACCGACTTTTTTAACCCCTCAGTAATACTATTAATATTCACTGCAAGTTGGCTAATCTCCCCTTTTCCATCTACTTCAATTCGATGATGAAGATCTCCATTCTTAATTTGCTCTACGCCCTCTTTAATGCGGTTAAACGACTTCACCTTTTTCATCGCAAACCAGGCAGCTAGACCCATGGTAATGGGAAACATGAAAAACGTTGCCGCAACTACTAATGGATAGCCAATGACTAGCAGTACGATTTTCACACCCATACTACCACTATCAAATACACTTTTCACCGAGAGAAAAACCTTTTTGAGAATTTGATAGATGAGTGTATGCTGAAGTATCGTTCTATTTTTAATATGCTTTACTAGCGATAAAATCATCAGTAAAACAATGATAAAAATAGGCACCGTGAGAAGCATGTATACATCATGCAACACTTCAAGCATCACTGCTATCCACACCGCTGGTAAACAAACGGCTATCACAATATTGAGATCATTATATAGTTTGTCAATGACATGCAAGTGAATTTCTTTATCTTTAAATGAGGTTCTTCCAATAACAATAATTAAATAAACAAAAGATAAAATAAATCCTGCTAGAAATACAATGAATTCATAAAAATAACGTTTGGCAATCAGTTTGTCTTTTTCCCATTCCGCCATTTTTTGTTGTAAGAAAGATTCTTTAAACGCCACATAAATGACGTCTGTTTCTGGATTCAACTTTTCAATATTACGTGTAAAGTAATCGAGGTATTGACTTTCTTTCACTTCATTTGGATAAAACTTTTGTTGATAATCCTCAAGTAGCATATATGCACCAAATGATTCAAATTGCTCTTTCTTATTTAGTTCACTATTGGAGAATACACGTTCACCATCACTCGCATAATACACGATTCCTTCATATGCTTCTAGTGTGCTGAGTAACCGATAAAACTCTCTTACCTGTTCTTTCATGCTTTCGTCTTTTTTACGATTTATGTCATCTGCATATTTTTCTTGATATATGCGCTCATTTTCCACTTCACTCAAATTCGGATCATATCTGTTTGAATAACGGAAAACATTATATAAGTCTTCTTCAATTTCTCTACTATCTTCTTCAGTTAGTGTCTTACCACTTAAAATATGTTCTTCACTTTTGTAGTTTCCGATTAATTGCGCTAAGGGGGTAATAAGACTGTAACTTTCATCAGCGAATGCTCGGCTTTCAAAATAATTATCTTGATTTATACTACTAAGATGAACCTCATTAAATTCCATGTTGATGATTGCCCTCGCTGTACCGGTTAAACAAACGATGGCAATCAAAAACACAACCACTTTCGTGATGAGTGCATGACTAATATTTCTCAACTTTATACCCAACTCCCCATACAACTTTTAAATACTTCGGCTCTTTCGGATTAATTTCAATTTTTTCTCGAATCTTTCGAATATGAACCGAAATCGTATTTTCTGGATTAATGGCCCTTTCATTCCATACCTTTTCATAAATCTCTTCAATTGTGAATACTCTCCCAGCATTTGCTGTGAGAAGCTTTAAAATTTTATACTGCACTGGTGTCAAATAAACCTCTTGATTATCAACAGTAATGACTTTCTGTTCATCATCAATCATGAGCCCGCCCGTTTGAAGTACATAACTACTCACTTCAAGACTCCCAAATGTCGTATACCTTCTTAGCTGCGATTTCACTCTAGCCACAAGTTCTAATGGATTAAACGGCTTGCCCATATAATCATCTGCTCCAATATTTAACCCAAGTATTTTGTCGTAATCCTCCGACTTGGCAGAAAGCATAATTAAAGGAATCATATTATCTTGCCGAATCTTCATCGTCGCCGTAATCCCATCCATTTTTGGCATCATAATATCCATAATAATTAGGTGAATAACGTGATCTCGAATAAGATCGATTGCCTCTATCCCATTGTAAGCTTTGAATACTTGATATCCTTCATTTTCTAAATAAATGCTAATTGCCCTTACAATTTCTTTATCATCATCACAAATCAAAATGTTCAATTACATTCATTCCCCCATCTCTTTAGGCTCATGTGATCACCCCTATAGGATTCGTATAAGGATATGATACTATTTAAATCTTAACAAACACACACACCAATTCTTAAGACTTTCTTATTGTTTTTCTATGTACATAAATTATGCCGAATACACGTCGTGAACTTGGAAAATTATATAACTTGGAGTACACCATGAAAAAATCCGTAAACGATTTGTAAAAGCCGATTTTCTAGTATTTGACCATAATCTAATTCCTGTAACTGAGTATAAAAGAACCTAAAAGATTCATCATTTATAAAAACCTTAATATATTGATTTGGTTCACTTTCTATAAACCTTGCACTATAGTCCGATACAGCTCTTTAAATTGTTGGATATCCAAAGAAACACAAAAAAAAGAAGTTAGCGATAACTTCTCATTTCTAGCGCGTTATTATTATATTTAGGCAACTCTATGCACTCTATAAAAAGCTAAGGATAGTTTCTCCTGAAATAAGGATTACCATACCTATTTGTAATACAGTCCACCATGATAGCAATGCACGAGGTTTCTTAAATTGTCATCCAGTATTATTACTTAGGTAAACACGGGTATGGCTTATCCATATATTTTGCTTAATAACACTTTATCCTATTATAAATTCCACAATCCCGCTTTTTTAAATTTCTTTTTACCTTTAAATGCCAGGATAATGGCTCCCACATTCAAGAGCAACATTATAAAAATGCCATATAACACATAAGTGTAACTACCTGTTAATTCAAATATAAAGCCATATCCAGGTAACGCAACAATACCTGCAACTGCTAATCCCGTTATTGCAAGTCCATAGATTTGACTGAACTCTTTATTGCCAAATAGAGCTGTTGTTAAAAGAGGCCCTAATGTTCCAAGAGATGCAACAACAAATCCATATAGGCCAGTAGCTATTGTAAACATCATTGGGTTTTCAGGAACTATTATAAGAATTCCTACCGGAACTAACCCTAGAAGCATAGCGAAAATCGCTGTATTCTTCACTCCTATTTTATCACTGAGGAAACCGAAGAATAGCGCTCCAATTACAACACCTACCGACCAAGCGCCCATTGCATTACCCGCAAACTGGATATCATAGCCCAAACCCATTGCGAATGGCGCAACATGTTGGTTAAAAGCAGCTATTGATGTATCAAAGAAGAAGAAAAGTAGTAAAAAATAAAATGCACTCGATTTTTTCGCTATGGCTGCGGTAACCCCGCTATTTGTTGTTGTTTGAACTTTAATCTCGTCATTTGGCTTAACTACATCCATGCCATATGGCTGTAAACCTTTATGTTTTGGGGCCATTCTAATCGTTAATAATACAACTGGAATAACAACCGCCATTACGCCTATCCCTAAAATTATATACGTAGTTCTCCAACCCTCACTTGCGATTAAGTTACCTGCTACCGGTTGAAGGAAAGCACCTATTAAACCTCCAGCTCCCACCATAATACCTATAGCCAAGCCTTTGTGCTTTTTAAACCAATTATTAATAAGTACAGGCCCCGCTAATTGTGTTACAAATACAGATCCCATTGCCATTGGTATAGCAAACAAATACCAACCCCATACGGAGTTCATTAATCCAAACATCGCAAAGGAGCCTGCCTCCAAAATAACAGCTGCCACTAAAAGTATTCTAATATTATATTTTGCCATCATCTTACCTGCAATTGGTAGTGATATCATTGTTACAATCGATGAAATACTAAAGTACAATGTTAAACTTCCCATTCCGATACCTAAATCTTCTGTAACTGGAGTTAAAAATAATCCACCTGTAGTCATAATGCCACCTTTTGCAGCGCCGACCATGACAACTAACCCTAATAATACCCACCAAGCATAGTGGATTTTTTTCTTTGACTGACTCATGATGTTATCCCCTATTCTCATGTTTGATTTCTATTTTCAAAATCAATATCTAATATCATTTTCCACTTTGAAAGAAGTTTTATTATTAAAATGGCGTTAATTAAAGTGAATCCTTCAATTTGATATATCCATAATTAAATTAATGGATAATACCTATTATACTTGCTACTTCACTCCAAGTTCATTTGATAAATTATTTTATTTAAAATACTAACAACATTCATAATTAAAGTAACTTTAATTTACCGAGTTACTTTTCGTAACAATAATAACCCGATACGGATAATGTGTCAATAATATGAACTTTATTGATTTGCAAAAAAGTATAGATAAGGTATTTTTATAAATAAGTCGCTTTCCCAGTCTTACTTCAAACATAAAAAACATACTAAAATTAACAATTCTATTAAAATGAATAAAAACCCCGTCCTATTTAATGGACGGGGTTGCATATTGTAAAACACGCAAATATAAATCAACTACACTTTTAGATTGAAAAGGAACACACATTGTAACAATACCCCTGAGAAACAACTCCAACAGCTATTTCTTTAAACTCCTAATCCGTAAGAAATTTTTAACCATTACATCCAGCCACCAACCAAGCCTATTTCTTTGTAATCATTTGCTGATTGAGTCACGTATTAGTTTGACAGAAACGATAGAATTTCAATGGAGACTAACTCAAGTAAACCTTGTTGTATAATTTCTGTTAATCAACACGCCTGATAAAAAATAATAAAACCTGGTTCACCGTAATATATCTAAGTGAAAGGTACCAGGTTATGACACCATTCTGAATTGCGTCATAACCTGGTACCCAAGATTTAAAAATATTACTTGTATTCGGCAATACCGATTTATATTTCTCTAGTTTCTTCCCTTAGCCATCTGCGCTCTTCTTCATTTAAATAAGGAGCTAGCTTCGTATATACCTCTTGATGATAATTGTTTAACCATTGCTTTTCACTCTCTGCTAACATATCTTTATTGATACTGGCTAAATCAATTGGGCAATACGTGATTGTTTCAAACTTCATAAATTGACCAAATTCTGTTTTCTCGTCTTCAACTACTAACATCATATTTTCAATTCTAATTCCATATTTACCTTCAAGGTATATTCCCGGTTCATTCGTAATAATCATGCCTTTTTCTAATGTAACATTATTATTATTATTCCTTATGCTTTGTGGTCCTTCATGAACATTCAAGAAAAAACCTACCCCATGTCCTGTCCCACATTTATAGTCTAAACCATACTGCCATATTGGTTGCCTTGCTAAAACATCTAAGTTAGATCCTGTAGTTCCGTATAAATATTTTACTGAGCTTAATGCAATAAATCCTTTTAACACCAAAGTATAATCTCTTTTTTGTTCATCGGTTATTTCTCCTAAAACAATCGTTCGTGTAATATCTGTTGTTCCATCATAATACTGTCCACCTGAATCAATTAAAAAAAGACCTTTATTTTCAAGAGTAAATTGCGTTTCTTTATTGGCCTTATAATGCATCATCGCAGCATGTTCTCTATAACCTGCTATCGTATCAAAGCTAGGTCCAACATATCCTTCCTGCGCTCTTCTGAAATCTTCTAATCTTTCTTCTGCAGTAATCTCTGTAATTTCTTCTTTGTCTACACCGTTTTTTAGCCATTTAATAAATTTCACCATGGCTAAACCATCTTTTATTTCACACCATTTTACATTTTTTATCTCAACTTCATTTTTAATAGCTTTTAAATTAGTCGTGACATCAGGACTTTCAATTTTCTTTGTAATACTGTTAATGGCATTATATAATCTGATATTTGTTTTATTCGTATCTAAAATAACGGTATCTCCGCTCGAAAGATTCCCCAAGAATAGTTGTATTTCGTGATTCGCTTTTAACTCGATTCCTTCAGCCTCCAGTTCTAATTTAACCAAAGAAGGAACCTTGCAAGAATCAATAAATAAATAACATGTATGTTCTGCTACGATTACATTAGCTATTACAACTGGATTGTTAGGCACATCCGCCCCTCTTATATTCAAAAGCCATGCAATGTCATCAAGGGACGTTAAAATATAATAATTGGCTCCCTTATTTTTCATTTCTTCTCTTACTTCATTTAATTTTTCTACACGTGATTTACCTGCATATTTTACGTCATGAGTGAATAATGGTCCTTTAGGAATCTCCGGTCTGTCTTCCCACAGATCACCAATTAAATCTTGATTCATTTTTAATACGATTTTCTTTGCTTTTAGATCTTTTTCCATATTTTTAACCATATTAGTTGAAAAAACATTCCCATCAAAGCCCACAATGTTTCCTTCATTTAGAACATTTGCTAGCCATTCTGAATAAAATGGTACCCCGGGATCCACCATTCTAAATAATCGGATCCCTGAGCCCTCAAGCTGCTTTTCTGCTTGAATATAGTATCTACCATCTGTCCATAACCCAGCATCCTCTAATGTAATAACTACAGTACCTGCAGACCCTGTAAATCCTGATATCCATTGTCTCCCCTTCCAATGTTCTGCTACATATTCACTCTGATGTGCATCAAAACTGGGAATTATATAAGCATCTATTTGATTTTCTTTCATTAACTGTCTTAACTTTTCGACCCTACCCTTGATATTCATTACAAATCCCTCCATTTTCCTTAAGACTAAATTCTTTATTTTCACGATCATACAGCCATGCAGCTAGTACTATAACCTTAGCGAAAGGCACCAGGTTATGACACTATTCTGAATCGTACCGGTACTTGGCATCCAATATTAGTAGACCTAAATATGGTAATTAAAAACTTGACGATTTTCATACGGGTCTCCCCATTCATTACATAGAGTTTTTGAAGTCTATTCTATATTCAAACAACTATATTAAATATTAACATAATACTAAATATTAGTGAATGGTACTTACACCATTCTGAATTGCGTCGGTACCTGGTACCCAAGTTTAACCCTCGCCAGCTGAAGATACGCTAACTTTATTCGGCTTTTGAATCACTAGAGCCTCATTTTTCAGGAGGCTCTTTTTATTATTTTTAAAACTTGTCCACTTTCCCGATTTTTTCTCTATATAAAGGGTAAAGGGGGACTACACAAATAACCACGTACTTAACTGACTACGCCTACTTCACAAACAAAGACGATATGGACGGTGCGGCGAAGCTTCACATGTCAGCACACTGGAACGACATGAACAACACTGACCGGGCTGTTCTCGATATGATCCGCCGTTACTCCGTCAAATAACGGCGCAGCCCACTTGAAACTGAACCGTTATTTTCTAAATCTATAACTACTAAAGATCTTCATATAACGTCTCCTACGGAACAGTTCCCAATAACACTTTACGGGAGGATGAAATCTCTTCTTGCCTCGACGCTCGGAGAGAACTCTTTGGCGTCTAGCGTCAACAATCTTCGCAGATGCTTCAGTTCAGCATCTATGCAGATAAAGGCGAGCTGTTTGAACAATTAGCGTTGCAAGCACCTCTGATTGCGGTTCAGGCAACGAAACAGAAAAAAGTGAGGAATCTACCGGGTTATCATTCTGGGGTATTGCGTGAGTTGGTTGGAAAAGCGTTGTTTAGCAATATTTTTATGGAGTATGATGTGGAGGGGGTTTTTAATTGAAACATGAGCACCGAATCATCGCCACCGCGGATGTCACGCGGTGGATGGCTTAGTGTTTATTACGACAATCATGATTGTTTCGCGTTTCTCAATTCACTATACTGCACATGTATCCGATTTTCGGGATTTGTATCGACCGTGTATAACACCAATAAGAATAGCCACTCCAATGGCTTCATCAGGAGATAGACAAGATCTGCAGACCCCTTTGTTTGAATATGTTTGCTGATCGGATAGCCATACGTATCATAAAAACGACGAATCCTTTTATGGAGGTTGGGCGTATATTCCTCGAGAATATTTTCAAAAGCATTCGCGATCAACAATTGACGATTCACTACAATCCGTTCGCCGTGACGTATGCCAGAACGTACGGGTTTTACCAATCGCTTATGTCCCATGGCAGAAACCGTACATAGATAATGCCCATCACCTTGAATCATTTCCGCAGGGGGAGCAGGGATTTTTGAGTAATTATAACTACTCGTATCCAGAAAAACCTGTATAAAACTATCTGGTCGTTGCCCCCACAACACTAAAACGAATTGAACAACAACAATAACCGGAAATACAAATAGCATGCCTAGCACTGGAATTTGCCGATACTTCAAAGACATTTGCATTAGAAACCTTAAAAACTTATTGGTATACTGGATATTTTGTTCCTGTTGGATGGCAAGAAATTGTTTCAACGAATCATTGAGCTTGGCGATATACAAAAAACTTATAGAGCCATAACCTAATTGCAAAAGAGCAACGTCGCTCCCATAATTCCAAAAACCAGTGTGTGTGATATAAACAAAGGCAACTACTACATTCACAACCAATAACGAACTGCAGACGACGTATACAATAGGAGACAGTTTGCCTACCTCAGCTGGCAGCAACCAATAAGCTAAATAACTTAACATGAAAAAGACAAACAACGTAGGCACATGATTAGCTGATAGTGAAGCATAATTAGCCACCAACTCCCCTGTCATGTCGAAAATACGTAACGGCTCCCCAGCAACTACACTGGAAGAATTAAAGTAATTACCTAACATCATCACAACTAAAATCGCTGTCATGATAAAAGCTTCAATTATGTTATCTTTCGATAGATGATCTTTGTGAACCGGTTCATTTTCCCCATAAAAGCTTCGAATCATTCTTATAAATGAATAGATCGGTATCCAAGATAGAATTAGGAAAAGTAGAAATGCCACTATCAGTCCCTCCTCTGCATTCATTTTTTTACTATCGTTCAAAACTAGACGAATACACAGATGGAAATTCCAAATAAATCACATACCCGTTCATATGGATTTTTTGTT contains:
- a CDS encoding DUF6688 family protein encodes the protein MAFLLFLILSWIPIYSFIRMIRSFYGENEPVHKDHLSKDNIIEAFIMTAILVVMMLGNYFNSSSVVAGEPLRIFDMTGELVANYASLSANHVPTLFVFFMLSYLAYWLLPAEVGKLSPIVYVVCSSLLVVNVVVAFVYITHTGFWNYGSDVALLQLGYGSISFLYIAKLNDSLKQFLAIQQEQNIQYTNKFLRFLMQMSLKYRQIPVLGMLFVFPVIVVVQFVLVLWGQRPDSFIQVFLDTSSYNYSKIPAPPAEMIQGDGHYLCTVSAMGHKRLVKPVRSGIRHGERIVVNRQLLIANAFENILEEYTPNLHKRIRRFYDTYGYPISKHIQTKGSADLVYLLMKPLEWLFLLVLYTVDTNPENRIHVQYSELRNAKQS
- a CDS encoding sensor histidine kinase, with amino-acid sequence MRNISHALITKVVVFLIAIVCLTGTARAIINMEFNEVHLSSINQDNYFESRAFADESYSLITPLAQLIGNYKSEEHILSGKTLTEEDSREIEEDLYNVFRYSNRYDPNLSEVENERIYQEKYADDINRKKDESMKEQVREFYRLLSTLEAYEGIVYYASDGERVFSNSELNKKEQFESFGAYMLLEDYQQKFYPNEVKESQYLDYFTRNIEKLNPETDVIYVAFKESFLQQKMAEWEKDKLIAKRYFYEFIVFLAGFILSFVYLIIVIGRTSFKDKEIHLHVIDKLYNDLNIVIAVCLPAVWIAVMLEVLHDVYMLLTVPIFIIVLLMILSLVKHIKNRTILQHTLIYQILKKVFLSVKSVFDSGSMGVKIVLLVIGYPLVVAATFFMFPITMGLAAWFAMKKVKSFNRIKEGVEQIKNGDLHHRIEVDGKGEISQLAVNINSITEGLKKSVDSEIKSDRLKTELITNVSHDIRTPLTSIITYVDLLKIENDPEIIAEYVDVLDQKSKRLKLLTDDLFEAAKASSGSMPVQLERIDIISLLTQGIGEMGGKIEASSLDFKLAYPIEKVYVKADGKLLWRSIENLFSNIFKYAQPASRVYIDVEDLGNEILVTFKNISAYELNISVDELMERFKRGDESRSSQGSGLGLSIAESLIHIQHGKFLVQVDGDLFKAIIYLPKFPNE
- a CDS encoding response regulator transcription factor, translated to MNILICDDDKEIVRAISIYLENEGYQVFKAYNGIEAIDLIRDHVIHLIIMDIMMPKMDGITATMKIRQDNMIPLIMLSAKSEDYDKILGLNIGADDYMGKPFNPLELVARVKSQLRRYTTFGSLEVSSYVLQTGGLMIDDEQKVITVDNQEVYLTPVQYKILKLLTANAGRVFTIEEIYEKVWNERAINPENTISVHIRKIREKIEINPKEPKYLKVVWGVGYKVEKY
- a CDS encoding aminopeptidase P family protein: MNIKGRVEKLRQLMKENQIDAYIIPSFDAHQSEYVAEHWKGRQWISGFTGSAGTVVITLEDAGLWTDGRYYIQAEKQLEGSGIRLFRMVDPGVPFYSEWLANVLNEGNIVGFDGNVFSTNMVKNMEKDLKAKKIVLKMNQDLIGDLWEDRPEIPKGPLFTHDVKYAGKSRVEKLNEVREEMKNKGANYYILTSLDDIAWLLNIRGADVPNNPVVIANVIVAEHTCYLFIDSCKVPSLVKLELEAEGIELKANHEIQLFLGNLSSGDTVILDTNKTNIRLYNAINSITKKIESPDVTTNLKAIKNEVEIKNVKWCEIKDGLAMVKFIKWLKNGVDKEEITEITAEERLEDFRRAQEGYVGPSFDTIAGYREHAAMMHYKANKETQFTLENKGLFLIDSGGQYYDGTTDITRTIVLGEITDEQKRDYTLVLKGFIALSSVKYLYGTTGSNLDVLARQPIWQYGLDYKCGTGHGVGFFLNVHEGPQSIRNNNNNVTLEKGMIITNEPGIYLEGKYGIRIENMMLVVEDEKTEFGQFMKFETITYCPIDLASINKDMLAESEKQWLNNYHQEVYTKLAPYLNEEERRWLREETREI
- a CDS encoding MFS transporter; this translates as MSQSKKKIHYAWWVLLGLVVMVGAAKGGIMTTGGLFLTPVTEDLGIGMGSLTLYFSISSIVTMISLPIAGKMMAKYNIRILLVAAVILEAGSFAMFGLMNSVWGWYLFAIPMAMGSVFVTQLAGPVLINNWFKKHKGLAIGIMVGAGGLIGAFLQPVAGNLIASEGWRTTYIILGIGVMAVVIPVVLLTIRMAPKHKGLQPYGMDVVKPNDEIKVQTTTNSGVTAAIAKKSSAFYFLLLFFFFDTSIAAFNQHVAPFAMGLGYDIQFAGNAMGAWSVGVVIGALFFGFLSDKIGVKNTAIFAMLLGLVPVGILIIVPENPMMFTIATGLYGFVVASLGTLGPLLTTALFGNKEFSQIYGLAITGLAVAGIVALPGYGFIFELTGSYTYVLYGIFIMLLLNVGAIILAFKGKKKFKKAGLWNL